From the genome of Phlebotomus papatasi isolate M1 chromosome 2, Ppap_2.1, whole genome shotgun sequence:
ACTTTTGTCGAGTGCTTCACTTTTGTCGTCCATTTGCCCAGAACGGAATCGTTTGCATCACCGATTTGATAGTGCATCAGTTACTGTATTCGGTCCATAAACAGGACAATTTCTTATGACCGcctcccaagaagcaattttttcttaatatagtcttgtaggattccttaagtaagaaaatatagaaccaaaaatctttttatttgcttatacagtagactctcgctcaatcggctctttctcaatcgggcgacaaattttgttgacaattttcatgtttaattatgaaggtaattcgctcaaattagctgtagttcttcctattttatcgtgattctttataattgagcgctttttgtggaatttacaaaggctttgacgctcaattctatcgctaaaccggatgatattttgccccatattcccgattgagagagagtctactgtaatgctCTTGGtttcatcactgagattactaaaagtacagtggcgcactcttaaggatcttaagagctgctgtaggaatttcaaaagaaaattctcactttaagtcttttaaaagtgcactaaaagacttgtttaatacttggttctataaggcagctattttgcttcttgggctgCTTGTTCTTGTagcacacagagaaaaattttgaagtagAGAGATTCAATAACAATGACATCAAAATCAATACCATAAATTCAATGCCATAAGTATGCCAAAATCTCTTAAATATATATCAATTTTGGCATTAACTTCGAATTCTGTTCCAAAACTAATGAAATTGTGTCAttcattttagtacattttggcATTGATTTTGAAAACGCAGAATTTTAGTAACAAATGGCATTGATTCTAAAGGAATGGtgtcaatttaagagcatcgtggcatcaatttaagagcattgttgCATCAactttagagcattgtggcatcaactTTAGAGCaatgtggcatcaatttaaaaGAATCGCgatatcaatttaagagcaatTTGGCATCAACTTTAGAGCATTCTGGCAACAATTTAAGTGcattgtggtatcaatttaagagcattgtggcatcaactttagagcatcgtggtatcaatttaagagcatcttGGTATAAATTCAAAAGCATCGTGGTATTAATTCAAGAGCATTGTGGAATCCACtttagagcatcgtggtatcaatttaggttgatttcgaaaaaaaaacgacgTGGATGAATACATCGACCGAAAAATATACCATTAACAATTTTACTAGGTTAATGATTGGATTTAggataagtgtaccaaatttctaatattgaatattttcattacttcttcttaaaaagctttgcttagaaccttgtagctACTTTACCGTCTttctttactctaaaatcattcttaatatattttaaaatgaataaaaatataggcaaAGTTTTTGGTGGTACTTCGACCACCCTGATTCCCATAGttaaaagaagtggccgaaattacaagctggccgaaatttgatacacttacctaaatgaaagattttaagatgtttttgaagaaatttgtataaaaatgattctattaGGATGCAGACACTTATGGAGGATTATTCACTAGTTCGAACATTCCATGAATGTTCCATTCCCCTTCTGTTTCAGCCAAACTTCTATTTTCAATTCCAGTAAAATCCCCAAAAATTGAAACCTTGAGTATAaagatgaattttttaaaagggGAATATCGCCAGAAAATCACTCAATTCctgtggcaaaaaaaaaattgaggaaaattttgCCACGACAATCCATGAAACTTTAACGAGTGTGAAAAACCTTCCAATCCCCCTTGAAGGAATGCCTGTGGAGCTCAATAGATGGATGTTGGATTATATTCCATAAAGGATTTACACCCCGTTGAAAATGTATCATCGCATCTTTATACACATTTTATTCTGTGAATGCTGTGAATGGTGAAAGCctcaaaatatgaatttttatttaaatttacccagttttttttttacataaattcataaatttcttattttattatttcctcCGCCTTccatttattcaaatttaatacCCATCATACGCTTCTCGATGCTAAAATATATGATATTTTCCATCAAGGAAACCATTTCGAAAAATTGACGTGTTTTCAGGGAGAATCTTCATCGCACTTAGTTAcaatattaattgaattaacCATTATAAATTGCTGACATGAACAAATAATCAGAGGAGTAATGGACGCCAGGAAAGCATCAGTGGCACGTTTATTTTAGAGACTCTGAGGAAAAACTAAGGGGAAAACACTGCTTCTCACAATTTAATCACAATTGATGGAGATGAGTGATGAAAAGAATGCAAATCTTTACTTGTGAACACCACGAGCAGGAATATTGATGGAAGTGCAGAGAATCTGCTGAAGTTAGCAATATTCTTGGGATCGTTAATCACTGAAAAACTTTTAACTCTTCCATTTTTCGAAAGAGAAAGCTATTGGTATTAATTTGCAAATCGATGGAGGAAAATCGTCCAAATTTTTGTAGAGATTTTCAAGTTCCGGAGGTTCCGGAGGCAAACAATGTCAATATTAAACTtcagggggcgtggcttaaataaACTTTGGGCGGTACTTAATCCtatcgttcagtaataactttcccgatttgagagctctctccggttgaactgtcagagagaacttacttaaaacccgttggaagttcgaactttTAAACTGACAAGTTTCACAAAATTaagtaagttcatgaaaaggacatttatttgaataatattgcaattaaaacgttctgccatgttgaaattccacaaaactgtacaaaaattcacttttgcaGCAAATTTATACACTGTTGTTGGCATTTTTACAATTGAAGTGTCaggaatatcgaaattcgaaatggcagaacaatcaacgccaaagcggcgagtacgtgaacttgcactttaaggcttccggtagattttcgaacagAGGCCcgatttttgaaactctcactcgcacccgcgagctctttagtggccgagagaaatccactcgcacaccctgtagattcaaatccttctgtaacgacttctttataacataaagtactcgttgcacgtactcaagaatttccggggtgtgcgagtcaatttctctcggccactaaagagctcgcgggtgcgagtgagaatttcaaaaattgaccctcagatttggcttggctttggagtgaaGTGTTCAATAACGCTAATGAGTTGACAGTATAACAGTTGCATTATCATATGGAATGTCAATGTATGagttattataaattttgtggttcaatAAACCATCAGTTAGTCCTCTGCAACCTTCTCGTCTTTAAACATATCATGGAGTAACTTTGgttcttcgaaaggttattactgaacagagaAGGGAGTCAACTATTTCCTCGTGCAAAAACAATGAAAAGGGTTCGAAAGAAACGTCTAACCTGGACTAGAGCCATCCTTCTTTGGGCTGTCTCTTGATGGTTTTCACTTCTTCAATGCGTTTGATGGGTCTTAAGCAAGGCGGAGGCGAAGAGGCAGCTTTATTGGCGTCTGCTGAGGGTTCTCCAGCAGATTTTTCAGGCACTAGCTTCTCCCTGCTACCAGAAACTCCAGGATCCAGCGTCAGTGTTCCTGAATCTGGAACTTTCCCGGAAACTGAAGTGACACTGGTCCTTCGAGGAGTCGGTGGGGGTTCTGGGATTACAGGTGGGGACTCCTTCTTCGGAGATGAAGGAACTTTCCCAGACGACGATGCAATACTGCTTCTTCGGGGTTCCTGGACAGCCGGTGGAGAATCTTTCTTTGGAGGCGACTGTGTCACAGTCACAGGTGAGGGAGCAGGCTCAGTTTTTGACGGAGGCGGTGGAATCATTCCTTGTCTGGGAGATGGTTTAGCTGCTACAGGACGAGATACAGCAATATCGCCAGCAGTTGGAGCTTTCCTCTTTATCACTTTATACGGATTCTGAGGCTCGTCGATGTCAATCAGAGTGTCTGAGCTTGTCACATTATCTGGACAGGTAACCAAGATCTCAGGCGGTGGGGACGTAATTCTCGGTGGGGAAGTAACACTCGGTGGAGAACTGACAGAAGGTGGAGAAGTCTCAGATCTGGGAGGTGGAGAAACAATTTCCGGGATATTTGGAGCAGGCATCTTTGATATTTCTGCAATTTTCGCAGGCTTAGGGCTCTTCGATAATTCACTAATAAGCTGAGCAGGAGAAGTCGATCGACTCTTTCCATCCTTCGAAGGCTTCAGGGTATTCATTGGCGATATCTCATTAATTTCCTCCTTGATATTCTTCAGCAGCTCCATCAGAGTATTAGCTGTGGGATCCACAATCTCAACCGGAGAAACACTTCCACTCCGATGCAGAGGACTCCGCTCCACGAGTTTTCTGGCCTCCTCCATGGCACGCAGGAGATTCTGCTGATTCTTGAAGCTCTCCCGGTTGCGACAGCGTCCAATTTGCGAATTGGTCTGAATCCCAACATCCTGGATAACTTGGCCCCATTTGTGAGCCGTGGAGGAACTGGCTACTTGCCGGGCTACCCGTCGGAATTTAGCCAGACCAGTTTCTGGACCAGCTGGTGGCTCCTCCGGGGCTTCTTCTTCTGCTTCGGTACCTACAGGAGCCACATGGAAATCTTTCATAAGACGCCTCTCCCACACCTTCATTCTCTTGGCCAAAACAGTCTTCTCTTTGCGCTCCACAATTGACACGTCCATGCCATTGCGTCCCAGAACTTCAATCAATTCATAACGCATTGCTGAAATCTCCATTTTGACCTGCGGGGGAAAgattaatttgcatttttgagGACTTCCTGGAATTACCCTCATCACTCACCTCATTGATATCATCCTCCGTCACAGTGTCCTCTTCGCACTTCCTGTGCATTGCCGAGACATATCGCCAGACCAGAGCCCGAATGACGCTAGTATATCTGTGTTCCCGCTCCTTCTCCTGATTCCTCCTAATTGTGGACTTCCTCTCAATTACCCTCTTCTTCTTGGAACGTCCACAGAGTCGCATGAGGAGCTTCATAGTGGGGAAAATGTTAAAAGGCGGTGGTAGAGTTGAGCTATCCTCAAAGTAGCTCATCCAGAGCTTGGTTCTTGCAAACTTCCACTCAGTATCTGAATGTTCGTCAATCATAGCATAGGAATTGGACATCATGGCAATAAGGAGATTCAGGAGGACAATCACATTGATGACACTGTATGAGCCAAACATGAGGAGACCCCAGAAGCGTGTATAGGACTTTATGCCGGCCAATTCAAACGTTTCGAGTTCCACCATTCCAAAACTGGCCCAGAACAGCGACTGGGATGATTCAAAGAGACTGTGCGGGAGGAGAAAAAAAGTCTGTGGAAAATGTCCCAGGTGTAAAATGCAATTTCCCACCCTTAACATCCCATTTCGCGTGGCTATAGCGTGAGAATGGAGCGGATTTAATGTGCTGAATGAAATTCCAGCAATTTCCAACGTGCAATTTTTATTCGTCTCCCGCGCGAAAAATTGTCCTTCAGCGGAAATCTCCCGAAACAATTTCACCAATTTGTCCCCACAAATCATTCTGCTGAGATGGGAAAGTCTCCGCACTTGAAAAGAATTTCACTACAGGGTGTATCTCTTACTTACTTGCCAAATCTTCGCCACTTCATGCAAGAATCTGAATGGGCGTTCCAGTCCGGAAGACCTCCAGGAAGTGAGTAGCACTTCTTCTTCTCGAGATCAGCAAAGTACCACAGCAGCTGATTGAGGCCACAAGCAAAGGCAAAGAGTACAAGGGAGTAGATGAAGAAGAACTTGACAATGTCTATCACCATCCTGCCCAGAGAGATCTGAAGAGGTCCCAGATGGGGATTTATCGAAAACAGATGCACCAACTTCAGTGCTGAGAAGATATTTGCCGCAGCAAAAAGTCCCTCAGCAATAAGCTGAGGATCGAAGTCATCCCAGTGCTCCCGCGCAATGTACGCAGTGCTGGGATCTTTGCTGATCTCACTGTTCTGTTGGATGTAGGCAAATACTCTCAGACAGGCAACCAAGCAGTAAAGGAAGTTCCTCATGAAGTCAATAAAATTCCACATATTCCGAAGGTAGCTTCGCATGCCCTCTGCGAAGATCTCCTGAGTCTCTTCCCAGATGAATCCCAGCACATAAACCACAACAAGAAGCTCGAGATAAGTCGGACCATTGCCACGTTGCCTCATCAGTTCCTCCTCGAGAGCTCGACGCATACTCTCTGTGCCAAAAAGAAGGATCACCTGCACTTCAGCTCGCTGAGACACCAGAATCAAGAGAACTTCccggaaaatgacaaaaatttattaaCCATTTCGTATGAAGAACACCCAAACCAACTTACACAAAAAGAATAGATACGAAGAAGCATGGATCAAGAACTTCATGAAAGGTTTCCTCATGAGTTCTCCCGTTGAACAAGTGGGTGCTACCATGTACAGAGCACAGTACAGGGGGAAAAGCAGAGCCACTCGCACGCAAATAGTCATCTTCTGCATCGCAGACTTGCGTCGGAATCCAGGAACACCTTCATACCAGAGTGCTGCCAGGAGTTGCTGGATATTGGGATGAGCTACAAATTTCTTCTGTTTGTAGTCAATGGCAAGCTCAAGTCTGGCCAGTTTCATATGATCACCATCCATATAGGGCGGAGAATCAGGATCATGATTCAAAATAATAGCCAGTTCCTGACTGCTACGAGATTGATCCAGGAGATCAACAGCAAACTGTTGACACTGCCTCCTCAATTCTACATAGTCGGATTTACACTCCTGCTCAGCCATGGCTAGATTTCGAAGCTCCCAGGACAGCTGGAAGGCAGTAAGCAAAGGATCTGTGGAACTAAGAGCCATCAGGCTGGGACTGGCCAGGGCTTTGTATTCATTCACGCGGGACAGTGAATGTCTTAGAGAATCCTCAGACGAAAGCCTGATACAATCGTCACAGCCGCACTTTACATCATGCGGAGCAGGGATTGTCGCTCCTCGATCAAGCAAAATCTTCAAGATTTCGTAATTATTGCGATGGGCAGCTAAGGTCAAGGGTGTGATGTCCGGTGTAAACATAGCCGTATTGATGTCCACTTTTTGCCAACTCTGCGAAAAATTGGAAAGCTCGGAAAATGAGCTTGTCAAAACATCCCTGGATAGAGGACTACTATTGGAACTCTGACTTCGATCCTCTTCCCTATAAATTGCTCTCACCGTAGAGAAGGTAGGGAACAACAAAAACGCTTCAGACATTTTTCCTTCGAGTGGAAATAACTTGTTTAAGAAGTCATGAGCTTTAGGAAGTCAATCGGAAGCTCAAGAGAAAATAATATTATGAGGAAGACATAGATAAGTGCTATAAGCGTTAAAAGCGATACAATTCCAAGATTAATCAACAACTACAAGATTTAATAAGAGAAAGTTcttatcaaaacaaaaaaccTTCCAGAAAGGATATAAATCTTGCTTTAGTTGTATTCAGGCGATTCAGTCTCGTCATTTTTACGACGGTTAAAGTATTTATCATCAAGTGTAAATGAAGTGATTAGAGTTATTATCGAAGAACATGTAATAAGcgaattttaaatcaaattcctTCGTAATACGACTTCCTCCCCGTTTGAAATAAGAAAGGAAGTTGTGAAATATAGATTTCTTTTAAAGTACCCAAGTGGCAAAATCTAGTAagtttcaattattttatacaGAAAGTAATAACTAATTTATGTACTCGCATGTAGCACTCCTAAAGTGCAGAACAATTTACACTATTTACGTATTAACATAATAAAACTTACAATATGGTAACTTGAGTTGCGATATACAGTCGTCAGTTTTACGTAAATCTGTGTAACATTTGATCTGTGTATTTTCGCTTTATCTCGATATATCGCGGccgattttaaatattttattttaattttttatgttgtTGTTTCAATTACTTTAAGCTTTAGTTTTAGTTTATTAATTATTGATAGGACTTTTTGTACAATAGTTCGTTAATGTTTGTGATTTCTTACTGGGGAATTATGATATGCTCGTAAACCATATAATCcacaaaaagttcgtaaaaagtTTAGTTTAGTAAAGTTCGTAAAGTTTCAGCGCCCTAAAGAGTCGCTTACGCAGAGAATTGATGGAATTTTTAAACAGATCAGAGAAGAAAATTTGCCCAGCCATGGATCGTTGTGGAGGAAACATCGCCTCCGCGTATCCTCCGCCGTCAGCCACCCAAAGCTACCGCCAGCACCACAGCTACCAACGTTTTGAACCACTAAAGGTGCAGCTCATGCTCAAGAGCTGCCTAAACAGTCTCCAAGCCATTCTACTGGCAGTTCCGCCTTGAAAGGAATTCCCGGGCCGAAAAAAGCCCGcaaattcactccagtgacacagaaaatttgcagACCCACAGAAGATATCTTTGTAATAAGATAAGGAAAATCGGCGCCAATTTTTCGTACTGTTTTTAGCGCtaacggttcataagaaatgcatttcaaattAACCACGTgataaaatatttgcatatattTAGGGGAatatcgaaaattattttataaatgagttcCAAATAgtaggcatttttttttttgaaattcttgcAATCCGATTTCATTTAAACCGGAACGCCCTGTACTGTGATACCAAATCCCACGCACCCAATCGCCGCCCGATGGAGTGCCTACGCTGGAGGACACAAGAGCGTATGGGACATAGTTCCTAACCCCGGAAGGACCATGGAAGGAAAGAAGGAAAAGCTGGGATAGGACTGAGGACAAGAATTTTCAAGGATGTACAGAATGGAATCAggagaataaaataatttttgtatcaaacttcacgaacaaatgacaaaattttgcaaacattttgcTATCTGTTTACGACCATTTAttaacaaatgtttataaaagaagagaaaattctcgttaagtgattatgttacgaaaaattattattgttattatttattgCACCTAAGCATTATCATACATCCAAGATTATTTTGCAACATTGATAATTTTGATGTGGGTAGGTTGTAGTTAATtttttagcgtccaccgccgtcttagcgttggtaaccaacctccagagcaaaacggtggaaaagctctttcataGTTTGTATATGCCAAACATCCATAGgatgaataaatttacaaaaattacaatGTTTTAATATTGAACTACATTACGTAGGAtaatcaaattcaaatttatcaatTGTTACATACAAAACATGCCATAGCCCAAGGAAAGCAAAAAGAGAACAATGTTCAAGGTAAGAGATGtctgaatttattataaaaattcggGTGACATCTCTGAGTTCAGTTcaagttaataaaaattattacaaatttaaatgttaaatgttaaatgtttatgaaaaaaataaaactctgTAGAGACTTTTAAGTACATTTTAGAGGACGATTTACgaccatttcgtaagtccccagtaggaattcgcaaacatttacgaacaattttactaaataatttttttctgtgtagtaatGGGAGTCCGAGTGGTCTCATGTTAGCACGACAGGTTGGcaagacagttttttttttctgttattcttaataaatattgaattgcTATATAATATCCTCGAAGCTCAACTGTCTCAGAATAAAAGTTTCTGACCACATCAGGAACAATGGGGGCTTCATAGGGAGTGTATCCGGTGTTTGCCAGTGGAAAAGTGAACATActaagaggaaaacactttttt
Proteins encoded in this window:
- the LOC129803729 gene encoding transient-receptor-potential-like protein codes for the protein MGNDRKDSESVSVDMDTSPSPVPGIGNLTGTMSLDLPKPLTIDEKKFLLAVERGDLANVRRMLQKAARKHHFNINCMDSLGRGALTLAIDGENLEMVELLVIMGVETRDALLQAINAEFVEAVELLLEHEELIHKDGEPYSWQKVDINTAMFTPDITPLTLAAHRNNYEILKILLDRGATIPAPHDVKCGCDDCIRLSSEDSLRHSLSRVNEYKALASPSLMALSSTDPLLTAFQLSWELRNLAMAEQECKSDYVELRRQCQQFAVDLLDQSRSSQELAIILNHDPDSPPYMDGDHMKLARLELAIDYKQKKFVAHPNIQQLLAALWYEGVPGFRRKSAMQKMTICVRVALLFPLYCALYMVAPTCSTGELMRKPFMKFLIHASSYLFFLFLLILVSQRAEVQVILLFGTESMRRALEEELMRQRGNGPTYLELLVVVYVLGFIWEETQEIFAEGMRSYLRNMWNFIDFMRNFLYCLVACLRVFAYIQQNSEISKDPSTAYIAREHWDDFDPQLIAEGLFAAANIFSALKLVHLFSINPHLGPLQISLGRMVIDIVKFFFIYSLVLFAFACGLNQLLWYFADLEKKKCYSLPGGLPDWNAHSDSCMKWRRFGNLFESSQSLFWASFGMVELETFELAGIKSYTRFWGLLMFGSYSVINVIVLLNLLIAMMSNSYAMIDEHSDTEWKFARTKLWMSYFEDSSTLPPPFNIFPTMKLLMRLCGRSKKKRVIERKSTIRRNQEKEREHRYTSVIRALVWRYVSAMHRKCEEDTVTEDDINEVKMEISAMRYELIEVLGRNGMDVSIVERKEKTVLAKRMKVWERRLMKDFHVAPVGTEAEEEAPEEPPAGPETGLAKFRRVARQVASSSTAHKWGQVIQDVGIQTNSQIGRCRNRESFKNQQNLLRAMEEARKLVERSPLHRSGSVSPVEIVDPTANTLMELLKNIKEEINEISPMNTLKPSKDGKSRSTSPAQLISELSKSPKPAKIAEISKMPAPNIPEIVSPPPRSETSPPSVSSPPSVTSPPRITSPPPEILVTCPDNVTSSDTLIDIDEPQNPYKVIKRKAPTAGDIAVSRPVAAKPSPRQGMIPPPPSKTEPAPSPVTVTQSPPKKDSPPAVQEPRRSSIASSSGKVPSSPKKESPPVIPEPPPTPRRTSVTSVSGKVPDSGTLTLDPGVSGSREKLVPEKSAGEPSADANKAASSPPPCLRPIKRIEEVKTIKRQPKEGWL